The window caattcacattgtatgatttttaagtaatgaatttgcattttattacataagtatttgatcacctaccaaccagtaagaaatccggctctcacagacctgttagattttctttaagaagccctcctgttctccactcattacctgtattaactgcgcctgtttgaactcgttacctgtataaaagacacctgtctacaCACTCAAAActgactccaacctctccacaatggccaagatcagagagctgtgtaaggacgaCATCagggaaaaaattgtagacctgcacaaggctgggatgggctacaggacaataggcaagcagcttggtgagaaggcaacaactgttggtgcaattattagaaaatggaagaagttcaagatgacggccaatcaccctcggtctggggctccatgcattatctcacctcgtggggcatcaatgatcatgaggaaggtcagcccagaactacacggctgTCACGCAGAACTAGGTGGGTGCAGGAatcagatgcagagagagagtaaCTGAGTTGAAGTGCTTTTACTGTTGCACATCAAAATAATAAGCCCAACAAATACAGGGCGCGGGACACTATACAAGACCCAAAAACCACAGGGTGCCAAGTAAAGAAATgaaaatccaccactacctaacatgcacacatgtaacataaagacaatcccgcacaaaacaaaaGCTACTAAATACAGGGAAGCTAATCAAACCAAAAtaaacacaggtgaaactaataagacaacacaaacagacaaacgaaaaagggatcggtagcggctagtaggacggtgatgaTGACCGaagagcaccgcccgaacaggcaggggagccaacttcggcggaagtcgtgacaacggCAGGACcaggtcaatgacctgaagagagctgggaccacaatCTCAAAGAAAACAATTAGTAACACACCaagccgtcatggattaaaatcctgctgtgcacgcaaggtccccctgctcaagccagtgcatgtccaggcccatctaaAGCtttccaatgaccatctggatgatccagaggaggaatgggagaaggtcatgtagtctgatgagacaaaaatagagctttttggtctaaactccactcgccgtgttcgGGGGAAGAAgtaggatgagtacaaccccaagaacaccatcccaaccgtgaagcatggaggtggaaatatcattctttggggatgcttttctgcaaaggggacaggacgactgcaccgtattgaggggaggatggatggagcaatgtatcgcgagatcttggccaacaacctccttccctcagtaagagcattgaagatggatcgtggctgggtcttccagcatgacaacgacccgaaacacacagacagggcaaccgcggagtggctccgtaagaagcatctcaaggtcctggagtggcctagtcagtctccagacctgaacccaatagaaaatctttggagggagctgaaagtccgtactgcccagcgacagccccaaaacctgaaggatctggaggtcTGTATGGACGAgtggccaaaatccctgctgcagtgtgtaaaaacctggtcaagaactacaggaaacgtaggatctctgtaattgcaaacaaaggtttttgTACCAAATATTATGTCATGCATTATAAgttatgcttttctgatgtatcaaatacttgtgtcatgcgataaaatgcaaattaaatacttaaaaatcatacaatgtgattttctggatttttgttttagattccgtctctcacagttgaagtgtacctatgataaaaacttacggacctctacatgctttgtaagtaggaataCCTTCAAAATCggtagtgtatcaaatacttgttctccctacTGTATGTTTCCCATTAAAATACTCAGTTGAGAAAATGTGGCTTTTCTCTCATCTCAAACTATCAGAAAGGCTGAAGGACAGACTATGTCGGCAAAGCAACATCCAATCCTGTCATACATTGCATCAAGCTTTCACAAATTATTTGTTTatccaaacatttttttttgtgtgctcacgtgtgtgtgtgtgtgtgtgtgtgtgtgtgtgtgtgtgtgtgtgtgtgtgtgtgtgtgtgtgtgtgtgtgtgtgtgtgtgtgtgtgtgtgtgtgtgtgtgtgtgtgtgtgtgtgtgcagagagacTCTGTGGAGGGGAGTGGCTGTCAGTAATTCAGGAATAAATAGAGAAGGCAGAGAGCAGAGTTTGTCAGAAGGAGGACCTGACAGGGTCACAAACAGAGCAGGACCTCAGCATTTTGACCTTCTACTACAAATGGAGGAACATGAAGATGGTCAATACTGTTTTCAAGACAGAAACTCTTCTTGCAGAAAGGTTTTGCTATCGTCATCTATCTACATAACACTGTACATCTTCATCTCATTGATTTCAGCAGTTACAGTTTTCTTGAATGTACTGGTGatcatctccatctctcacttCAAGCAGCTCCACACTCCAACCAAcctgctcatcctctctctggctgtgtcagaTCTCCTGGTGGGACTGATTGCGATACCAGTAACGACTGTAGCAATTATGGAACCATGCTGGGGATTTGGggaatatttctgtgtgtttcaaTTCTACATCACTTGTTTATGTACTTCTTTATCTCTGGGCAATTTGGTCTTGATATCTATTGACCGCTATGTTGCTGTGTGTGATCCCTTATTGTACCActctaaaataacaataacaagaatGATGTGTTGTATATCCATTACCTGGTGGTGTTGTATCATACACGATGCTGCTATTATAAAAAACTTTGTAAATGTACATGTACCGAGTAGGTGTTTGAAAGAATGTTTTATACTTGAAGGGTTCAATTGGGTTAATATCATTAGCCTTGTACTTAAAATGGTTGTCCCGTGCTCTATTATTATAGCACTTTATATGAAAATCTTTGTGGTGGCCACATCACAGGCCAGAAAGGTATTTTCAAAAGAGGCTGCCAGTGTAT of the Oncorhynchus masou masou isolate Uvic2021 chromosome 10, UVic_Omas_1.1, whole genome shotgun sequence genome contains:
- the LOC135546875 gene encoding trace amine-associated receptor 13c-like; translated protein: MEEHEDGQYCFQDRNSSCRKVLLSSSIYITLYIFISLISAVTVFLNVLVIISISHFKQLHTPTNLLILSLAVSDLLVGLIAIPVTTVAIMEPCWGFGEYFCVFQFYITCLCTSLSLGNLVLISIDRYVAVCDPLLYHSKITITRMMCCISITWWCCIIHDAAIIKNFVNVHVPSRCLKECFILEGFNWVNIISLVLKMVVPCSIIIALYMKIFVVATSQARKVFSKEAASVSGVQTVQANKSERKATKTLSIVVFNYLSCWTPSLFPFFLSFLGENVSSSIISFLPLVNSLINPIIYAFFYPWFKVTAKLIITLKLRCS